The Thiorhodovibrio litoralis genome includes a window with the following:
- a CDS encoding cytochrome c3 family protein: MIKLRAPLFITRHVLFALVAGGLGGVVFMFFLLEFDHFTSSNEFCLSCHSMTYADDFYQRSPHYNSPSGVRASCGDCHVSEGIIMATYDHAVGTKDLIKQLFGPDYDDPVVNTLHLPEAAFAARDWFRKRDSATCKRCHAQEAIMGTRANTAAIHTEDAQGKTCVDCHINLVHRQVPERQTFKRDAWNAMVEEEFGLEPGAAAAIMAGE, translated from the coding sequence ATGATTAAGCTGCGCGCCCCGCTTTTCATCACCCGCCATGTGCTCTTTGCGCTGGTCGCCGGCGGTTTGGGTGGCGTGGTGTTCATGTTCTTTCTGCTCGAATTCGACCACTTCACCAGCTCGAACGAGTTCTGCCTGTCGTGTCATTCCATGACCTACGCCGACGATTTTTACCAGCGCTCACCGCATTACAACTCGCCCTCGGGCGTGCGCGCGAGCTGTGGTGATTGTCATGTCTCGGAAGGCATCATCATGGCCACCTACGACCATGCCGTGGGCACCAAGGATCTGATCAAGCAGCTGTTCGGGCCAGATTACGACGATCCGGTGGTGAATACCCTGCATCTGCCCGAGGCTGCTTTCGCCGCGCGCGACTGGTTTCGCAAACGCGACTCAGCGACTTGCAAGCGCTGCCATGCCCAGGAGGCCATCATGGGCACTCGCGCCAACACGGCGGCCATTCACACGGAAGATGCGCAGGGCAAGACCTGCGTCGACTGTCACATCAATCTGGTGCATCGGCAGGTGCCGGAGCGTCAGACCTTCAAGCGTGATGCCTGGAATGCGATGGTCGAGGAGGAATTCGGGCTTGAGCCCGGTGCGGCCGCGGCCATAATGGCCGGGGAGTGA
- a CDS encoding multiheme c-type cytochrome: MKHPMLFLVLLAAATLAQAAKVTLDPSEWGHPEGENCVSCHAKASPGLTEQWRHSAHQQAGVNCMDCHQADPADVDAITHEGQVIATIVSPKDCGRCHQTELEEQTGSVHAEAHLIISERVPALAHNLTGPAMQAAGCDQCHGSRVEVRGDGSLDPATWPNSGIGRINPDGSKGSCSSCHGRHAFSKAQAREPDACVRCHSGPDSPDKEVFEASKHGMIYKAQREAMNLGADTWIAGQHYTAAPTCVTCHMGAAGKIPSTHDVGMRNAWSLNTPVSVQQYLVVFEDGDKLELPADQDPPKRGSELTKADGSIGIVKVVAGPDRRRQIMSMVCLECHAKNFTTSFMDQFDAVVELYNGKFGEPASAIMQVLYQNGLLTPLPFDEPLEFTYWELWHDEGARARHGAAMASPNHAWWEGMYLVGRNFYSRFLPRARAVAGDAASELIDPVLAQTNQHEWLASPDAANPILGWSPPVESDGASDAGSGANEAAAGAEEAETSNADAADAADSAQEESKADAANSDGGADD, translated from the coding sequence ATGAAGCATCCAATGCTGTTTCTGGTCTTATTGGCGGCGGCGACTTTGGCGCAGGCCGCGAAAGTCACGCTGGACCCCAGCGAGTGGGGACACCCGGAGGGCGAGAATTGCGTCAGTTGTCACGCCAAGGCCTCGCCCGGCCTGACCGAACAGTGGCGCCACAGCGCCCACCAGCAGGCTGGCGTCAACTGCATGGATTGCCATCAGGCCGATCCAGCCGATGTCGATGCCATCACCCACGAGGGGCAGGTGATCGCGACCATCGTCTCGCCCAAGGACTGCGGGCGCTGCCACCAGACCGAACTTGAGGAGCAGACGGGCTCGGTGCATGCCGAGGCGCATCTCATCATCAGCGAGCGGGTGCCAGCCCTGGCGCACAACCTGACCGGTCCGGCCATGCAAGCGGCTGGCTGCGATCAATGCCACGGCTCGCGTGTCGAGGTGCGCGGCGACGGCAGTCTCGACCCGGCCACCTGGCCCAATTCCGGCATCGGCCGCATCAATCCGGATGGTTCCAAGGGCTCTTGTTCGTCCTGCCATGGCCGTCATGCCTTCTCAAAGGCGCAGGCGCGCGAGCCCGATGCCTGCGTGCGCTGCCACTCAGGCCCGGATTCCCCAGACAAAGAGGTCTTTGAGGCATCCAAGCATGGCATGATCTACAAGGCTCAGCGCGAGGCGATGAACCTGGGCGCCGACACCTGGATAGCGGGACAGCACTACACCGCCGCCCCCACCTGCGTCACCTGCCACATGGGCGCCGCGGGCAAGATTCCCTCCACCCACGACGTCGGCATGCGCAACGCCTGGAGCCTGAACACGCCGGTTTCCGTGCAGCAATATCTGGTGGTGTTTGAGGACGGCGATAAGCTTGAGCTGCCGGCCGATCAGGACCCGCCCAAGCGCGGTAGCGAACTCACCAAGGCCGACGGCAGCATCGGCATCGTCAAGGTCGTCGCCGGCCCCGACCGGCGCCGCCAGATCATGAGCATGGTTTGCCTGGAGTGCCACGCCAAGAACTTCACCACGAGCTTCATGGATCAGTTCGACGCTGTGGTGGAGCTCTACAACGGCAAGTTCGGTGAGCCTGCTTCGGCCATCATGCAGGTGCTCTACCAGAACGGGCTGCTGACCCCCTTGCCCTTCGACGAACCGTTGGAATTCACCTATTGGGAACTTTGGCACGACGAAGGTGCGCGTGCCCGCCACGGCGCGGCCATGGCCAGTCCCAACCATGCCTGGTGGGAAGGCATGTATCTGGTTGGGCGTAACTTCTACAGCCGCTTCCTGCCCCGGGCGCGCGCGGTGGCGGGGGATGCCGCGAGCGAGCTGATCGACCCGGTGCTGGCGCAGACGAATCAGCACGAATGGCTGGCAAGCCCGGATGCGGCGAACCCGATTCTTGGCTGGTCGCCGCCGGTTGAGTCCGATGGTGCGTCTGATGCCGGGTCTGGAGCAAATGAGGCTGCCGCCGGGGCTGAAGAAGCTGAAACTTCAAACGCCGACGCGGCCGACGCGGCCGATTCAGCTCAGGAGGAATCAAAGGCGGACGCAGCGAACAGCGACGGAGGCGCCGATGATTAA
- a CDS encoding cytochrome c family protein: protein MIPDRLHRFGARAAPFAAALGFVAGLASIGLTGTALAADAAADETNIHHVSAEVCANCHQEIFKQWKGSMHANSTALSDPIHATFYKKVAGDPTEEGVVLKASGKFPVCLQCHAPNAAIDKTTKLDANIAYEEGVNCVACHTLAKFNGVDGPDGKLMLGLKSYEVSDTLQGPSGMNNKLSELASAGDDLFGGAGVGGADSQKPNPHLGEPVEYEGEKIPALPMEANPKLMKSSDACMGCHDQRNNPHGVPLCQTGNEYEQSESQVNCIACHMPIADGMANHTMGGGHDPAMLERAVIFDIDTEADGDNLKTTVYMKNQLPHSMPTGAPFRNVYLKLTAYDESGTVVWENAEGHPAKDDPQAYLSYSMTDDEGKPAMPPTATKPGEDTRLAPHEERTLVYEIPAKTVALVRGELYYNLLWPKLVENFSHLPKDLTDPVLIAVAENPVGKD, encoded by the coding sequence ATGATTCCAGATCGACTTCATCGCTTCGGAGCTCGCGCTGCTCCGTTCGCGGCTGCCCTAGGCTTTGTGGCAGGCTTGGCCAGCATTGGCTTGACCGGCACAGCCTTGGCCGCAGATGCCGCCGCGGACGAAACCAACATTCACCATGTGTCTGCCGAGGTATGCGCCAACTGCCATCAGGAAATCTTCAAGCAATGGAAAGGTTCAATGCATGCCAATAGCACCGCATTGAGCGATCCTATTCATGCCACCTTCTATAAAAAAGTCGCTGGTGATCCAACCGAGGAAGGCGTTGTTCTTAAAGCCTCGGGCAAATTCCCAGTCTGCCTGCAATGCCATGCACCCAATGCCGCCATCGATAAGACCACCAAACTCGATGCCAACATCGCGTATGAGGAAGGAGTGAATTGCGTCGCCTGTCATACGCTGGCCAAATTCAATGGCGTTGATGGGCCGGATGGCAAATTAATGCTGGGCTTGAAGTCTTATGAAGTGTCCGACACCCTCCAGGGTCCATCGGGCATGAACAACAAGCTCTCGGAGCTTGCCAGCGCCGGGGATGATCTCTTCGGCGGCGCGGGTGTTGGCGGTGCCGACTCGCAAAAGCCCAACCCGCATCTTGGTGAGCCGGTTGAGTACGAAGGTGAAAAAATCCCCGCCTTGCCAATGGAAGCCAATCCCAAGCTGATGAAAAGCTCGGATGCCTGCATGGGCTGCCATGATCAGCGCAACAACCCCCATGGCGTGCCTCTGTGCCAGACTGGCAACGAATACGAGCAGAGTGAGTCACAAGTCAACTGTATCGCCTGCCACATGCCGATTGCCGACGGCATGGCGAATCATACGATGGGCGGCGGTCATGATCCCGCCATGCTTGAGCGCGCGGTCATTTTCGACATCGACACCGAGGCCGATGGCGACAATCTCAAGACCACCGTCTACATGAAGAATCAATTGCCGCACTCCATGCCAACTGGCGCGCCTTTCCGCAATGTCTATCTCAAGCTCACTGCTTATGACGAAAGCGGCACCGTGGTGTGGGAAAACGCCGAAGGGCACCCCGCCAAGGATGATCCGCAAGCCTACTTGTCCTACTCCATGACCGATGACGAAGGCAAGCCGGCGATGCCGCCGACGGCAACCAAGCCAGGCGAGGACACCCGCCTCGCGCCCCATGAGGAGCGCACGCTGGTCTATGAGATCCCGGCAAAGACCGTCGCCCTGGTGCGCGGCGAGCTTTACTACAACCTGCTCTGGCCGAAGCTGGTTGAGAACTTCAGCCACCTGCCGAAGGATCTGACCGATCCAGTCCTGATCGCCGTCGCGGAGAACCCCGTCGGCAAAGACTAA
- the cobT gene encoding nicotinate-nucleotide--dimethylbenzimidazole phosphoribosyltransferase, with protein MEWLGIEAAQPSIKYRENAEARQAQLTKPRGSLGRLETLACQLAALQARERPQIDRIHITVFAGDHGIASPQASTGISAFPQEVTAAMVRNFAAGGAAISVLARQLGAEFEVVNLGTVVDPGPLAGVKDYRLGPGTASFLDGPAMTEHQVACALGAGRHALERSRLQECDLFIGGEMGIGNTTSATAIACALLEQPPEVLTGPGTGLDLTGVARKTAVIAAALKTHKEASASPLEVLRCLGGFEIAALAGAYVACAQIGLPALIDGFISSAAALTAARLCPGAEQWFLFSHASAEPGHRLMLNGLRAQPLLDLGMRLGEGSGAAVAVPLLRLACALHNEMATFAEAEVASGV; from the coding sequence ATCGAATGGCTCGGCATCGAAGCCGCTCAGCCGAGCATCAAGTACCGCGAGAACGCCGAAGCACGTCAGGCTCAGCTCACCAAACCAAGAGGCTCGCTGGGACGACTGGAAACTCTGGCCTGCCAGCTCGCGGCGCTGCAGGCGCGCGAGCGCCCCCAAATCGACCGCATTCACATCACCGTTTTTGCCGGTGACCACGGCATCGCCAGCCCCCAGGCGAGCACCGGAATCTCCGCCTTTCCGCAGGAAGTCACGGCCGCCATGGTGCGCAACTTCGCCGCCGGCGGAGCTGCCATCAGCGTGTTGGCGCGTCAGCTTGGCGCCGAATTCGAAGTCGTCAACCTTGGCACCGTTGTCGACCCTGGCCCCCTCGCCGGCGTCAAGGACTACCGTCTCGGGCCTGGCACGGCGAGTTTCCTCGACGGCCCGGCTATGACCGAGCATCAGGTGGCCTGCGCATTGGGTGCCGGGCGCCATGCGCTCGAGCGTTCCCGTCTGCAGGAATGCGATCTGTTCATCGGTGGCGAAATGGGCATCGGCAACACCACATCGGCCACCGCCATTGCCTGTGCGCTGCTTGAGCAGCCGCCCGAGGTGCTGACCGGCCCGGGCACCGGCCTGGACCTGACCGGCGTTGCCCGCAAGACCGCGGTCATCGCCGCCGCACTGAAGACGCACAAGGAGGCCTCGGCCTCGCCACTCGAGGTCCTGCGCTGTCTGGGTGGTTTCGAGATCGCGGCCCTGGCCGGAGCCTATGTTGCCTGCGCCCAAATCGGACTGCCGGCGCTGATCGATGGTTTTATCAGCAGCGCCGCGGCGCTCACCGCCGCGCGTCTGTGCCCGGGTGCCGAACAATGGTTCCTGTTCTCCCATGCCTCGGCCGAGCCCGGGCATCGCTTGATGCTGAACGGGTTGCGCGCACAGCCGCTCTTGGACCTGGGCATGCGCCTTGGGGAGGGCAGCGGCGCAGCCGTGGCGGTGCCGCTGCTGCGACTGGCCTGTGCTCTGCACAATGAGATGGCCACCTTTGCCGAGGCGGAAGTCGCCAGTGGTGTGTAG
- a CDS encoding cysteine-rich small domain-containing protein — translation MTVSSKLRHGKASAAQAAFKGFSHSDCEYFPCHAGVRRPFNCLFCYCPLIEHECPGPYRVFTDAQGEPRKDCSACRLPHDGIASSWHFIQRWLNAPRWHGIPQSRGRIRTQALALRQQSDQTPK, via the coding sequence ATGACAGTATCGAGCAAGCTCAGACATGGGAAAGCAAGCGCGGCGCAGGCAGCTTTCAAGGGCTTCAGCCACAGTGACTGTGAGTATTTTCCCTGTCACGCCGGCGTGCGGCGCCCGTTCAACTGCCTGTTCTGCTATTGCCCGCTGATTGAGCACGAGTGCCCCGGGCCTTACCGGGTATTCACCGACGCACAAGGCGAACCGCGCAAGGATTGCTCGGCCTGCCGGCTGCCGCATGATGGCATCGCGTCATCCTGGCATTTCATTCAACGCTGGCTGAACGCGCCGCGCTGGCATGGAATACCTCAATCTCGCGGGCGCATCCGCACGCAAGCGCTGGCACTCAGGCAGCAGAGCGATCAAACGCCAAAGTAG
- a CDS encoding NAD-dependent epimerase: MKVLITGAAGFIGSALGLRLLERGDEVVGVDNLNDYYDPELKRARLARLTDHAGFTDLRLDLEDRPGMAEAFAKHRPQRVVNLAAQAGVRYSIENPLAYVDSNLLGFANVLEGCRHNGVEHLVYASSSSVYGANTSMPFSVHDNVDHPLSLYAASKKANELMAHTYSHLYRLPTTGLRFFTVYGPWGRPDMALFKFTRAILAGEAIDVFNHGHHRRDFTYIDDIVEGVIRVLDRLPEPNPDWDGARPDSATSLAPYRLYNIGNSQPVELMRYIEVLEQALGREAHKNLLPLQPGDVPDTYADVTELIEDTGYRPQTSVEQGVGRFVDWYRDYFGV; the protein is encoded by the coding sequence ATGAAAGTCCTGATCACCGGCGCGGCCGGATTCATCGGCTCCGCTCTGGGGCTGCGGCTCCTTGAGCGCGGCGACGAGGTCGTCGGCGTCGACAACCTGAACGACTACTATGATCCGGAACTCAAGCGCGCCCGCTTGGCCCGGCTAACCGATCATGCGGGTTTCACCGATCTTCGCCTGGACCTCGAAGACCGCCCTGGCATGGCCGAGGCCTTCGCCAAGCACCGCCCGCAGCGGGTGGTAAATCTGGCCGCCCAGGCCGGGGTGCGCTATTCGATCGAAAATCCGCTGGCCTATGTCGACAGCAACCTGCTGGGCTTTGCCAATGTGCTCGAAGGTTGCCGGCACAACGGGGTGGAGCACCTGGTCTATGCCTCGAGCAGCTCGGTCTATGGCGCCAACACCAGCATGCCCTTCTCGGTGCACGACAATGTCGATCATCCGCTGAGCCTCTATGCCGCGAGCAAAAAAGCCAACGAGCTGATGGCCCACACCTACAGCCATCTCTACCGGCTGCCAACTACCGGTCTGCGCTTTTTCACCGTCTATGGTCCCTGGGGCCGACCGGACATGGCACTGTTCAAATTCACCCGAGCCATTCTCGCCGGAGAGGCCATCGATGTGTTCAACCACGGGCACCACCGGCGCGATTTCACCTATATCGATGACATCGTCGAGGGTGTGATCCGGGTGCTCGACCGCCTGCCTGAGCCGAACCCCGACTGGGACGGCGCGCGCCCGGATTCCGCCACCAGCCTGGCGCCCTATCGGCTCTACAATATCGGCAACAGCCAGCCGGTCGAGCTGATGCGCTACATCGAGGTACTGGAGCAGGCGCTCGGGCGCGAGGCACACAAGAACCTGCTGCCGTTGCAGCCGGGTGATGTGCCAGACACCTATGCCGATGTCACTGAGCTGATCGAAGACACTGGCTATCGGCCGCAGACTTCGGTCGAGCAGGGCGTGGGGCGCTTCGTGGATTGGTACCGGGACTACTTTGGCGTTTGA
- a CDS encoding nucleotide sugar dehydrogenase codes for MSLTLESRPPRIGVIGLGYVGLPLAVELAKHFLTTGFDIKRERIAELERGEDSSREVSPAELAEIAALPEPLRFARDPEQLRDCNLFIVTVPTPINEYRQPDFRPLESASRLLGGIIGHGAIVIYESTVYPGATEEVCVPLIEQGSGLTFNQDFFVGYSPERINPGDAERRLPNIKKVTSGSTPEVAAYVDALYRRIITAGTHPTSSIRVAEAAKVIENTQRDVNIALINELALIFNRLGIDTDEVLAAAGSKWNFLPFRPGLVGGHCIGVDPYYLTHKAQAIGYQPEIILAGRRLNDSMGAFVAGEVIKALCRRARIGPDTRVLVMGLTFKENCPDLRNTRVVDVLAELRDHGIGCDVHDPWASAAEAESEYGLKLVDWPTAPTYDAVILAVAHRDYAAMGSEAVRAVLKPGGVLYDVKHLFPKDAVDGRL; via the coding sequence ATGTCATTGACCTTGGAGTCCCGCCCGCCGCGCATCGGTGTGATCGGGCTTGGTTATGTCGGCCTGCCGCTGGCGGTAGAGCTGGCGAAGCATTTCCTGACCACTGGCTTCGATATCAAGCGCGAGCGCATCGCTGAGCTTGAGCGCGGGGAGGACAGCTCCCGCGAGGTCTCGCCTGCTGAGCTTGCGGAGATCGCGGCGCTGCCCGAGCCCTTGCGTTTCGCCCGCGACCCGGAACAGCTTCGCGACTGCAATCTGTTCATCGTCACGGTGCCGACGCCCATCAATGAGTATCGACAGCCGGATTTTCGCCCGCTCGAGTCCGCTAGTCGGCTGTTGGGCGGCATTATCGGGCATGGCGCGATCGTGATTTACGAGTCGACCGTCTACCCCGGTGCGACCGAGGAAGTCTGCGTGCCGCTGATCGAGCAGGGTTCGGGGCTGACTTTCAATCAGGACTTTTTCGTTGGCTACAGCCCGGAGCGCATCAATCCGGGCGACGCTGAGCGGCGGCTGCCCAACATCAAGAAGGTTACCTCGGGGTCGACGCCGGAGGTGGCGGCTTATGTTGATGCGCTCTATCGACGCATCATCACCGCTGGCACCCATCCGACCAGCAGCATCCGCGTAGCCGAGGCGGCGAAGGTGATCGAAAATACCCAGCGCGATGTGAATATTGCGCTGATCAACGAGCTAGCCCTGATTTTCAACCGGCTCGGCATCGACACTGATGAGGTGCTGGCCGCCGCCGGCAGCAAATGGAACTTTCTCCCCTTTCGGCCCGGACTGGTGGGCGGGCACTGCATCGGGGTTGATCCCTATTACCTGACCCACAAGGCGCAGGCCATCGGCTATCAGCCGGAGATTATCCTGGCTGGCCGGCGGCTGAACGACAGCATGGGCGCCTTCGTGGCGGGCGAGGTGATTAAGGCTCTGTGCCGGCGCGCGCGCATCGGTCCGGACACTCGCGTGCTGGTGATGGGGCTGACCTTCAAGGAAAACTGCCCGGATCTGCGCAATACCCGGGTGGTCGATGTTCTCGCCGAGTTGCGCGACCATGGCATCGGCTGCGATGTGCATGATCCCTGGGCCAGTGCTGCGGAGGCCGAGTCTGAGTATGGGCTCAAGCTGGTCGACTGGCCGACCGCTCCCACCTACGATGCCGTGATTCTCGCGGTCGCGCATCGCGACTATGCCGCCATGGGCAGCGAGGCGGTGCGCGCGGTGCTCAAGCCGGGCGGCGTGCTCTATGATGTGAAGCACCTGTTTCCGAAGGACGCGGTCGACGGGCGGCTCTAG
- a CDS encoding restriction endonuclease encodes MKAGSKAEFVKWFGPVLDALRDLGDSGRPQEVSAQIAKNLHLPDDILDETLKSGGSRFHNQVAWARQYLVWEGLLDSSKHGTWTLTEKGRTAHLTDEESRAIFLKWVAIHAENRKQKQQSEAVASGEDEEETLESDQAIPVAAPDLITTLRALSPLGFEKVCRELLRESGFENVEITGGSADGGIDGFGTLEINPFVSFKVLFQCKRYAKDNLVSRAQVGDFRNAMIGRAEKGIIITTSGFTNAANQEANREGAPKVELVDGVKLVEMFERAELGLKRRVVFDVDLAYFEKYR; translated from the coding sequence ATGAAAGCTGGCTCAAAAGCAGAGTTTGTTAAATGGTTTGGTCCGGTGCTGGATGCCTTGCGGGATCTCGGCGATTCCGGGCGCCCGCAGGAAGTGTCCGCACAAATCGCGAAGAATCTGCACCTGCCTGATGACATTCTCGATGAGACCCTGAAATCAGGTGGCAGCCGGTTCCACAACCAGGTCGCTTGGGCGCGGCAGTATCTGGTATGGGAAGGTCTTTTGGACTCTTCCAAGCATGGCACTTGGACCTTGACCGAAAAAGGCCGGACCGCGCATCTGACGGACGAAGAGTCACGCGCGATTTTTCTGAAATGGGTGGCCATTCACGCGGAAAATCGCAAGCAAAAGCAGCAATCGGAAGCTGTTGCGTCAGGTGAAGATGAGGAGGAAACACTCGAGTCTGATCAGGCGATCCCGGTGGCAGCACCGGACCTGATAACAACCTTGCGAGCACTGTCACCGCTTGGTTTCGAGAAAGTCTGTCGCGAGTTGTTGCGGGAATCGGGTTTCGAGAATGTTGAGATTACGGGTGGATCAGCGGATGGTGGAATCGATGGATTCGGCACGCTGGAGATTAACCCCTTCGTGAGTTTCAAAGTGCTGTTTCAGTGCAAGCGCTATGCGAAAGACAATCTGGTGTCCAGGGCTCAGGTCGGGGATTTTCGCAATGCCATGATCGGCCGCGCTGAGAAAGGCATCATTATCACAACGTCGGGTTTTACCAACGCGGCAAATCAGGAAGCCAACCGCGAAGGAGCGCCCAAGGTTGAACTGGTGGATGGCGTGAAATTGGTGGAAATGTTTGAACGGGCTGAGCTCGGTTTGAAGAGGCGGGTCGTTTTCGATGTAGACCTCGCCTATTTTGAAAAATACAGATGA